The following are encoded in a window of Methanobrevibacter ruminantium M1 genomic DNA:
- a CDS encoding mRNA surveillance protein pelota, with protein MKVTSEDESKGTVELFPETLDDLWHLSHIVAEGDIVYSKTTRRIQDTSGDLIRGDRGVKKTFTLGISVKNVSFHLFTGKLRIIGSIVSGPEEFVPLGSHHTIEAKLHTPITIKKERWSSYALKRIERAIEASKKLSAIIVVIEDDVADFGLMRQFGIEYYGPIMGNVSGKRIIDKNRKKNIEKFYEKIVDYINKFDNIQTIVLAGPGFFKNDFFKYLELKHKDLAKNTIIESTGSGGRVGINEVLKKGTVEKLATENRVAYEISAVDAILKEIAMNSPLVVYGKKQVHEAINMGAIEKLLVLDNLVRSENMEDSMDMVENMSGEVLVISSQHEGGKQLEALGGMAANLRYAIS; from the coding sequence ATGAAAGTGACTTCTGAAGATGAGAGCAAAGGAACTGTTGAGCTTTTTCCTGAAACTTTAGATGACTTATGGCATTTGTCCCATATTGTAGCTGAAGGGGACATAGTCTACTCTAAGACTACCCGTAGGATTCAAGATACAAGCGGAGATTTAATTAGGGGAGACCGAGGGGTTAAAAAGACATTCACCTTAGGAATTTCTGTTAAGAATGTCAGTTTTCATCTTTTCACAGGCAAATTAAGAATAATCGGATCAATTGTAAGCGGTCCTGAAGAGTTTGTTCCTTTAGGATCTCACCACACCATCGAAGCCAAGCTTCACACTCCCATCACAATCAAAAAGGAAAGATGGTCCAGCTATGCCTTAAAACGTATTGAACGAGCTATTGAAGCATCTAAAAAATTATCTGCAATCATTGTGGTTATTGAGGATGATGTTGCCGATTTTGGCCTTATGAGACAGTTTGGAATCGAATATTATGGTCCTATCATGGGAAATGTCTCTGGAAAGAGGATAATTGATAAGAATAGGAAGAAAAACATCGAAAAGTTCTATGAAAAGATTGTAGACTACATTAATAAGTTTGATAATATTCAAACCATTGTCCTTGCAGGTCCTGGATTCTTTAAGAATGACTTCTTTAAGTATTTGGAGTTAAAGCATAAGGATTTGGCTAAAAACACAATCATAGAATCTACAGGTTCAGGTGGCCGTGTAGGAATCAATGAGGTATTAAAGAAGGGCACCGTTGAAAAGCTTGCTACCGAAAATAGGGTCGCTTATGAAATATCTGCTGTAGATGCTATTTTAAAGGAGATAGCTATGAATTCTCCATTGGTTGTTTATGGAAAGAAGCAAGTCCATGAAGCCATCAATATGGGAGCAATTGAGAAGCTACTTGTTTTGGATAATTTGGTTAGAAGTGAAAACATGGAAGATTCTATGGATATGGTTGAAAACATGTCTGGTGAGGTTTTGGTAATCAGCAGTCAGCATGAGGGGGGTAAACAGCTTGAAGCCCTTGGTGGAATGGCAGCTAACTTGAGATATGCCATTTCTTAA
- a CDS encoding TIGR00295 family protein produces MCEEIKLLKDLGCPEWVIEHSKGVSRKAVQIASNFDDVDIELVRVGGLLHDIGRSKTNSIEHAVIGAKIVSDLGYSQEIVNIVERHIGTGLTEEDAKELGLPIKDYTPQTLEEKIVSHADNLFNGADEVDVDFTINKWKRKLGENHPSIEKIKEIHEELVGRFE; encoded by the coding sequence ATGTGTGAGGAAATTAAGTTATTGAAGGATTTGGGATGTCCAGAATGGGTTATAGAACATTCTAAAGGTGTTTCAAGAAAAGCAGTTCAAATAGCGAGCAATTTTGATGATGTTGATATTGAGCTTGTAAGAGTTGGAGGTCTTTTGCATGATATCGGAAGATCTAAAACCAATTCAATTGAGCATGCAGTCATTGGAGCAAAAATAGTTTCTGATTTGGGCTATTCTCAAGAGATAGTCAATATTGTTGAAAGGCATATTGGAACTGGGCTAACTGAAGAGGATGCTAAGGAATTGGGACTTCCTATAAAGGATTACACTCCTCAGACTCTTGAAGAGAAGATAGTTTCTCATGCAGATAATCTTTTTAATGGTGCAGATGAGGTTGATGTTGATTTTACCATCAATAAATGGAAAAGAAAGTTAGGTGAAAATCATCCATCAATTGAGAAAATAAAAGAGATTCATGAAGAGTTGGTTGGTCGTTTTGAGTAA
- a CDS encoding prephenate dehydrogenase — MKIGIIGGTRGLGRTLAWYLKDFDFDVTVTGRDSIVGAQVSEEIGVKYSNNNKKIVQDSDIVIISVPISSTESVIEELAPFMKDGSVMLDVTSVKEGPSKKMKECLSEGVEFIPTHPVFGPRTTDLKGQIIVLTPIKKGKWYPRIYKFLEDKGMRIIETTAEHHDDMMGIVQVLTHFSYISTASAIERLQVDLKDTQNYESPIYNLMIDTIARIVSQNPYLTYSIQHENKKGEKIRQALFDSMSELKDALSKEDEEEFVEIALKATKHMGDIQGALGRSDKAINALTQEYNILLQSIGEEVGLKHIYSDTIHVGKIKKIDLDFLYLEDENGKVKKLKMSNVAILSEKELFEWKINNQKTYSRDISAMFTKNSNPHIIKDTLKLMEDIIDVEIIDIYDGEPVKEDQISYTFKIEALSMEAIKNCRDILIGFGGISR, encoded by the coding sequence ATGAAAATAGGCATTATAGGAGGAACTAGAGGTTTAGGAAGAACCTTAGCCTGGTATTTAAAGGATTTTGACTTTGATGTTACAGTTACAGGAAGAGATTCCATAGTTGGAGCTCAAGTAAGCGAAGAGATTGGAGTGAAATACTCAAACAACAACAAGAAGATAGTTCAAGACAGCGATATAGTAATCATATCCGTCCCTATCTCCAGCACCGAATCAGTGATAGAGGAACTGGCACCATTCATGAAAGACGGGTCAGTGATGCTTGATGTCACCTCCGTCAAGGAAGGGCCAAGCAAAAAGATGAAAGAATGCTTGAGCGAAGGAGTGGAATTCATCCCAACCCACCCTGTCTTCGGTCCGAGAACAACCGACCTGAAGGGACAGATCATTGTCCTCACCCCAATTAAAAAGGGAAAATGGTATCCTAGAATCTATAAGTTCCTAGAGGATAAGGGAATGAGAATAATAGAAACCACTGCAGAGCATCACGATGACATGATGGGAATCGTTCAGGTCTTAACTCACTTCTCCTACATCTCAACAGCTTCAGCAATCGAAAGGCTGCAGGTAGACCTCAAGGACACCCAAAACTATGAAAGTCCGATCTATAATCTCATGATCGATACAATTGCAAGGATCGTATCCCAAAACCCATATCTTACCTATTCCATACAGCATGAAAACAAAAAGGGAGAGAAAATAAGACAAGCCCTATTTGATTCAATGAGTGAATTAAAGGATGCCTTAAGCAAAGAGGACGAAGAGGAATTTGTTGAAATTGCACTTAAGGCAACCAAACATATGGGAGACATTCAAGGAGCTTTAGGTAGGAGTGACAAGGCGATAAATGCCCTCACCCAAGAATATAACATATTGCTCCAATCCATTGGAGAGGAAGTGGGGCTTAAGCATATCTATTCCGATACAATCCATGTAGGAAAAATCAAAAAAATCGATTTGGATTTCCTATATCTTGAAGATGAAAACGGGAAAGTCAAAAAGCTTAAGATGTCTAATGTAGCGATTTTAAGTGAAAAGGAACTCTTTGAATGGAAAATAAACAATCAAAAGACCTATTCAAGAGACATAAGCGCTATGTTTACAAAAAATTCAAATCCCCATATCATTAAAGACACCTTAAAGCTGATGGAAGACATAATTGACGTGGAAATAATTGATATTTATGATGGAGAGCCTGTAAAGGAAGACCAAATCAGCTATACCTTTAAGATAGAAGCTCTCAGTATGGAAGCAATTAAAAACTGCAGAGACATCTTAATAGGATTTGGCGGAATCAGCAGATAA
- a CDS encoding FAD-dependent oxidoreductase, which translates to MKETKKIKNIVIGAGPAGRLASFELGKLGEETLLIEKKYIAGTCLNEGCMVVCALTDISRFWKNCQRFSEMGLVNGLLELNYNSICENIKKTQKFLRKLNQEENESVSNKVLYGEASVEVDEDEKIIVTVKLDNDNELQKEEYKGKETLSFEAENLLIATGARPFIPNIPGAEYALTSSDVINLDEVPPKLNIVGGGIIATELSNIFSSFGSEVKIIARSEILKDLEPEIKSYVVKKIINDVEIHENTNVLKINEDSIETDNGEFEGKTLIATGRVPNSEILKGLVDLNEDGSIKVNEFFQTSKPHIYAAGDVTGGITLTPYARKEGISAARNMAGYLNKFEEMIVPQSLTLDLDVSFTQKTDKEADPDKIEDVIIPGLGGPHAFWRILRGETGLTKISLNTETDEIVRASQISPSSIDDTAYLAFLMNLGIKKEAFDDFLEVHPSTDAYYKILKIM; encoded by the coding sequence ATGAAAGAAACTAAAAAAATAAAAAACATTGTCATTGGAGCAGGCCCTGCAGGAAGACTTGCTTCATTTGAACTTGGAAAATTAGGTGAGGAAACCTTACTAATTGAAAAGAAATACATTGCAGGGACTTGCCTTAATGAAGGATGCATGGTTGTCTGTGCATTGACTGACATCAGCCGCTTTTGGAAGAATTGCCAAAGATTTTCCGAAATGGGATTGGTCAATGGACTTTTAGAGTTGAACTACAATTCCATATGTGAAAACATTAAAAAGACCCAAAAATTCCTTCGTAAACTTAACCAAGAAGAAAATGAAAGCGTGAGCAATAAAGTTCTCTATGGAGAAGCTAGTGTAGAAGTGGATGAAGATGAGAAAATCATCGTTACCGTCAAATTGGACAATGACAACGAGCTTCAAAAAGAGGAGTACAAGGGAAAAGAAACTTTGAGCTTTGAAGCAGAAAATTTACTCATAGCCACTGGAGCAAGGCCATTCATTCCAAATATCCCTGGAGCAGAATATGCCCTAACAAGCAGTGATGTAATTAATCTAGATGAAGTTCCTCCTAAATTAAACATAGTTGGAGGAGGAATAATTGCAACTGAGCTTTCTAACATCTTTTCAAGCTTTGGAAGCGAGGTAAAAATCATTGCAAGAAGCGAAATTCTAAAAGACCTAGAGCCTGAAATCAAAAGTTATGTAGTCAAAAAGATTATCAATGATGTTGAAATCCACGAAAACACCAATGTCCTAAAGATTAACGAAGACTCAATCGAAACAGATAATGGAGAATTTGAAGGCAAAACATTAATAGCCACCGGAAGAGTCCCTAATTCTGAAATACTAAAAGGACTTGTGGATTTGAATGAAGACGGTTCAATCAAGGTCAACGAATTCTTCCAAACATCAAAACCCCATATCTATGCAGCAGGAGATGTCACCGGAGGAATAACCTTAACCCCATATGCTAGAAAAGAGGGAATTTCAGCAGCAAGAAATATGGCTGGATACTTGAATAAATTTGAAGAGATGATTGTTCCCCAATCTTTAACTCTAGATTTGGATGTGAGCTTCACTCAAAAGACAGATAAAGAAGCAGACCCAGATAAGATTGAAGATGTAATCATCCCAGGCCTTGGAGGACCTCATGCATTTTGGAGAATTCTAAGAGGAGAAACAGGCCTTACAAAGATTTCATTAAATACCGAAACCGATGAAATTGTAAGAGCAAGCCAGATATCCCCATCTTCAATTGATGATACAGCTTATCTTGCATTCCTAATGAATTTGGGAATTAAAAAAGAAGCATTTGATGACTTTTTAGAAGTTCATCCATCTACTGATGCTTATTATAAAATTTTAAAGATTATGTAA
- a CDS encoding NifB/NifX family molybdenum-iron cluster-binding protein produces MRIAVATSNGEDVNLHFGKASSLYIYEYDEENDETSFIEHRTVEIEKDSKHQNPKIIKALADCEVAICEEFGFKASIFAEDAGLKLVKDEGTVEEVLKKYTDHVKFLKNVKI; encoded by the coding sequence ATGAGAATAGCAGTTGCCACATCAAACGGAGAGGATGTAAATTTACACTTTGGAAAAGCCAGTTCATTATATATCTACGAATACGATGAAGAGAATGATGAAACAAGCTTTATAGAACATAGAACTGTAGAAATAGAAAAGGACAGCAAACACCAAAACCCAAAGATCATTAAGGCACTAGCGGACTGTGAAGTAGCAATCTGTGAAGAATTCGGATTTAAGGCATCTATCTTTGCAGAGGATGCTGGATTAAAACTTGTAAAGGATGAAGGAACCGTAGAAGAAGTTTTAAAGAAATACACAGATCATGTGAAGTTCCTAAAGAATGTTAAAATATAA
- a CDS encoding HypC/HybG/HupF family hydrogenase formation chaperone, with amino-acid sequence MCIAAPAKIVEIDTESNICAADFGGVRQNAKLDLLPDAEIGDYVLIHAGYAIEKLSEEAAKESLESWNELMEMLDEEDRERELQMNGL; translated from the coding sequence ATGTGTATTGCTGCACCAGCTAAAATTGTAGAAATCGATACAGAATCTAACATTTGTGCTGCTGATTTTGGAGGAGTCAGACAAAATGCAAAATTGGATCTTCTTCCAGATGCTGAAATTGGCGATTATGTTTTAATTCATGCAGGATATGCTATAGAAAAACTATCCGAAGAAGCCGCTAAGGAATCTTTAGAGTCTTGGAATGAATTAATGGAAATGTTAGATGAAGAAGACAGAGAACGTGAATTACAAATGAATGGCTTATAA
- a CDS encoding glutamate--cysteine ligase — translation MDKIFNLSQIKNNLSSEQLKEGSFGIEWECLRVKENGELSLSPHPEIFGDKLTNPYITTDFSESQIEIITPAFDTIDEAFSFFSFMSDLVNSSLSDDEYLWFQSLPCILPESDKIPIAKYKGRGLGEESMEYRKGLAKKYGLKKQLISGIHFNFSFKEELIESFYDGVIGDKEKISYKEFKDSLYLKISRNYIRYVWLIIYLTGCSVAVHNSFTLDCQKLMNHKDNQGSVYSDRGPSFRNSSCGYKNLEHLYPSYASVEEFTRDIQSFIDNGHLSEAKELYTQIRLKPRNPSDLLGSLNNNGIQYLEIRTLDINPFYKCGLIKNDMNFLHMFMIYLLIKEESDYESWQEDALYNEEKTAECGYEDGVKLIKDGKEVVLKDWALSILDEMEMMVESLNLENKSVIELMKLKIINSDLTYGRRLARLVEKDGYIESQLKLSRNNKLRSKYLVEETNLLNDERFKEYVPIALQGLSK, via the coding sequence ATGGATAAAATATTTAATCTGTCGCAGATTAAAAATAATTTGAGCTCAGAGCAGCTAAAAGAAGGATCATTTGGGATTGAATGGGAATGCTTAAGGGTCAAGGAAAATGGAGAGCTCTCATTAAGTCCGCATCCTGAGATTTTTGGAGATAAGTTGACAAATCCATATATAACAACTGATTTTTCAGAGAGTCAAATAGAGATAATCACTCCAGCCTTTGATACAATAGATGAGGCTTTTTCATTCTTTTCATTCATGTCTGATCTGGTAAACAGTTCCCTATCAGATGATGAGTATCTTTGGTTTCAGTCATTGCCTTGCATACTTCCAGAGTCTGATAAAATCCCTATAGCCAAATATAAAGGCAGAGGATTAGGGGAAGAATCTATGGAGTATAGAAAGGGTTTGGCTAAAAAGTATGGCCTTAAAAAACAGCTCATTTCAGGGATTCACTTTAATTTTTCATTTAAGGAAGAGCTAATAGAAAGCTTCTATGATGGTGTCATTGGAGATAAGGAGAAGATTTCATATAAGGAATTTAAGGATAGTCTTTATTTAAAGATTTCACGTAATTATATTCGTTATGTATGGCTTATTATTTATCTTACTGGCTGTTCTGTTGCTGTTCATAATAGCTTTACTTTAGATTGTCAGAAATTGATGAATCATAAGGACAATCAGGGAAGCGTCTATAGTGATAGGGGGCCTTCATTTAGAAATTCCTCCTGCGGATATAAGAATTTAGAGCATTTGTATCCAAGTTATGCCTCTGTTGAAGAGTTTACAAGAGATATTCAATCATTTATTGATAATGGACATTTATCTGAGGCAAAGGAATTATACACTCAAATCAGATTGAAGCCAAGAAACCCTTCAGACCTTTTGGGTTCCTTGAATAATAACGGCATACAGTATTTGGAGATAAGGACATTGGACATTAATCCATTCTATAAATGTGGCCTTATTAAGAATGATATGAATTTCCTTCATATGTTTATGATCTATCTTCTAATTAAGGAAGAGTCTGATTATGAAAGCTGGCAGGAAGATGCTCTTTATAATGAGGAAAAGACTGCTGAATGTGGATATGAAGATGGAGTTAAGCTTATTAAGGATGGCAAAGAGGTAGTTTTAAAGGATTGGGCCTTATCTATCTTGGATGAAATGGAGATGATGGTTGAATCATTGAATCTTGAAAATAAGTCTGTTATAGAGTTGATGAAGTTAAAGATAATCAATTCAGACTTGACATATGGTAGGCGTCTTGCTCGGTTGGTGGAAAAGGATGGATATATTGAAAGCCAATTGAAGCTCTCTAGAAATAATAAGTTAAGAAGTAAGTATCTGGTTGAAGAGACCAATTTGCTAAATGATGAAAGGTTTAAAGAATATGTGCCTATTGCTCTTCAAGGATTGAGCAAATAG
- a CDS encoding gamma-glutamylcysteine synthetase GshA1 encodes MCKDGISDEALREKLYQAFLEPTKKDKKEYIGIEIEMPIINLNKEAVDFKVVHKVTRDFSEEFDNFELEGIDYDGNIYALRDKASDDIICYGCSYNNIEFAMGKEENLFSVNERFLKYYSYFKDKFEEHGHTLTGMGINPYRKYNNEVPIPNERYLMLFHHLKSSSDYVGMEFHQYPAYGMFSSASQVQLDVPYDELVDNINVFSKLEPIKALLFSNSVFWKRMKTIFALEISYGNSVPMA; translated from the coding sequence ATGTGTAAAGATGGTATTAGCGATGAGGCATTAAGAGAAAAATTGTATCAAGCATTTTTAGAGCCTACCAAAAAGGATAAAAAGGAATACATAGGCATTGAAATAGAGATGCCAATAATCAATCTTAACAAGGAAGCGGTAGACTTTAAAGTTGTTCATAAGGTCACTAGGGATTTCAGTGAGGAATTTGATAACTTTGAACTTGAAGGAATAGATTATGATGGAAACATCTATGCATTGAGAGATAAGGCTAGTGATGATATAATTTGCTATGGCTGCTCCTATAACAATATAGAATTTGCAATGGGAAAGGAAGAGAATCTTTTTTCTGTAAATGAGCGTTTCCTTAAATATTATTCATATTTTAAAGATAAGTTTGAAGAGCATGGACATACATTGACTGGAATGGGAATCAATCCATATAGAAAGTACAATAATGAGGTTCCGATTCCAAATGAAAGGTATCTTATGCTTTTTCATCATCTAAAGTCTTCCTCTGACTATGTAGGAATGGAGTTTCACCAATATCCTGCTTATGGCATGTTTTCAAGCGCATCTCAGGTGCAATTGGATGTTCCTTATGATGAATTGGTGGACAATATTAATGTCTTTTCAAAATTAGAGCCGATTAAAGCACTGCTTTTTTCAAATTCCGTTTTTTGGAAGAGAATGAAGACTATCTTTGCTTTAGAGATATCTTATGGGAATTCAGTACCCATGGCGTAA
- a CDS encoding ClC family H(+)/Cl(-) exchange transporter, translating to MKMIKQTLGLNVEDKKYYLKLIIEAVLIGLFSGFIVSLYRLGLDHSESILSYILKYIQGDLTLIVLWFVILAIMGLITALLMKWDPDSLGSGIPQVMGEVKGYFDVTWWKTLIAKFIGGTLTALGGLSLGREGPSVQLGAMAAKGVSKYLPNSKTDEKRLLVCGSGAGLAATFSAPLAGFIFTLEEINKGFDRSIVLVGLVSAVVAVLVSNVFFGQSPIFPFTSLNLPLEYFWLLIVLGIAIGILGYIYNVGMIKAAEMWDKLSFLPLEIKFIIVFLVTGIVGLFLPEVLGGGYSMMHLIELSLPPLSVLIVLLIGKYLLLIFCFGSSAPGGIFYPVLVIGAYIGAIFSAIVIPIFGLNPLIAYKFIMISMAAMFASSVRTPITAVVLIAEMTGVTNSIVAMIVVVILAYIIPTILDNDPIYETLLMRLLKKNKGIDFDKTKSVLEEYVVPMDCALIGTKIWELPIPKSAMVVSVVRSGNTLIPDENLELKYADELFIIMNQNTYPEDNNKIESLIYNNWKEE from the coding sequence ATGAAAATGATAAAGCAAACATTAGGCTTAAATGTAGAAGATAAAAAATACTACCTGAAGCTAATTATAGAGGCTGTATTAATCGGTTTATTCTCAGGATTCATTGTATCCCTGTATCGACTTGGATTAGACCACTCAGAAAGCATATTATCCTACATCCTAAAGTATATCCAAGGAGACTTGACCCTAATAGTTCTATGGTTTGTCATACTTGCAATCATGGGACTTATCACCGCCCTTCTGATGAAGTGGGACCCAGACAGCCTAGGAAGCGGAATTCCTCAGGTCATGGGAGAGGTGAAAGGATACTTTGATGTGACATGGTGGAAAACTCTAATAGCAAAGTTCATTGGAGGAACCCTTACAGCCCTTGGAGGACTTTCCCTTGGAAGGGAAGGGCCATCTGTCCAATTAGGAGCCATGGCTGCAAAAGGAGTATCAAAATACCTCCCAAACAGCAAGACTGATGAAAAGCGTCTTTTAGTATGCGGAAGCGGAGCAGGGCTTGCTGCAACATTCAGCGCACCTCTTGCAGGATTCATATTCACATTAGAGGAAATCAACAAGGGATTTGACAGATCAATCGTCCTTGTAGGTCTTGTTTCAGCAGTTGTAGCGGTTTTAGTATCCAATGTATTCTTCGGGCAAAGCCCAATCTTTCCATTTACATCCTTAAATCTTCCATTGGAATATTTCTGGCTATTAATCGTCCTAGGAATAGCAATTGGAATATTAGGATACATCTACAATGTAGGAATGATCAAGGCAGCTGAAATGTGGGATAAATTAAGTTTCCTCCCTCTTGAGATAAAATTCATCATAGTTTTCCTTGTAACTGGAATTGTAGGACTCTTCTTGCCTGAAGTGCTTGGAGGAGGATACTCTATGATGCACCTTATAGAGCTAAGCTTGCCTCCATTATCTGTCCTAATTGTCCTTTTGATTGGAAAATACCTTCTTTTAATATTCTGTTTCGGCTCAAGCGCCCCTGGAGGAATATTCTACCCTGTTCTTGTAATCGGAGCATATATCGGAGCAATATTCAGTGCCATCGTAATTCCAATATTTGGACTGAACCCATTAATCGCATATAAGTTCATTATGATTTCAATGGCTGCAATGTTTGCAAGCTCAGTTAGGACTCCAATAACTGCAGTTGTCCTTATTGCCGAAATGACTGGAGTTACAAATTCCATTGTTGCAATGATAGTTGTAGTAATCCTTGCATATATCATTCCAACCATTCTAGACAATGATCCGATTTATGAGACCTTGCTTATGAGACTCCTAAAAAAGAATAAGGGAATCGACTTTGATAAGACAAAAAGCGTATTGGAAGAGTATGTGGTTCCAATGGACTGTGCATTGATAGGAACTAAAATCTGGGAGCTTCCTATTCCAAAGTCAGCAATGGTGGTTTCAGTTGTAAGAAGCGGAAACACTCTCATCCCAGATGAGAATCTAGAGTTAAAGTATGCAGATGAGTTATTTATCATTATGAATCAAAACACTTACCCAGAAGACAATAATAAGATAGAATCATTGATTTACAACAATTGGAAAGAAGAATAG
- a CDS encoding nitroreductase family protein: MADVFDVIKNRRGVRAYKDEQIDDEDIEKILQAAIMAPTARGEAPWHFTVVQNKELLDEINDSVHSILTNSGDELLEAIAASGRNVMHNAPTVVFVSAKSDATNMQADCSAAIENMLLAAEGLDIGSCWLGLVALFFSVEENLKKLHIPEGYTPLYGVSLGYKVEENEPNPRSDVLVNWLK; encoded by the coding sequence ATGGCTGATGTTTTTGATGTAATTAAGAATAGAAGAGGCGTAAGAGCTTATAAAGATGAGCAAATTGATGATGAGGATATTGAGAAGATATTGCAGGCAGCTATCATGGCTCCTACTGCAAGGGGAGAGGCTCCATGGCATTTTACTGTAGTTCAAAATAAGGAGCTTCTTGATGAGATCAATGATTCTGTACACAGCATATTAACTAATTCTGGTGATGAGCTTCTTGAAGCAATCGCTGCATCTGGCAGAAATGTAATGCACAATGCTCCAACTGTTGTTTTTGTTTCTGCTAAATCAGATGCTACTAATATGCAAGCAGACTGTTCTGCAGCTATTGAAAATATGCTTCTTGCAGCTGAAGGATTAGACATTGGGTCCTGCTGGTTAGGTCTTGTCGCTTTATTCTTCAGCGTTGAGGAAAACTTGAAAAAGCTTCACATTCCTGAAGGTTATACTCCATTATACGGTGTTTCCTTAGGATATAAGGTTGAAGAAAACGAACCAAACCCACGCAGTGATGTTTTGGTTAATTGGTTAAAATAA
- a CDS encoding class II glutamine amidotransferase, producing MCEIFGFSSSREEELNDYLKTFFSHCEEHPHGWGLAILDSDKYQIRKEPVKARSSVMLGNILLNPIVCKNMLAHIRLATIGNLDFYNCHPFVKKDNSDRRWTLIHNGTIFDCQDLCRYSTEEEGETDSERILLYIVDTINNYESVKGEPLSLKERFDIVSSLIKGMSCTNKLNLMVSDGEQIYVHTNLKDSLHYLKKDHSIFVSTQPLDDDDWKEVPLNKTFSIINGDVLFESDSHSNEYFETEEQLRFIEKFLESLKTDSDEEYAW from the coding sequence ATGTGTGAGATATTTGGATTCTCATCCTCTAGGGAAGAGGAATTAAATGATTATTTAAAGACATTTTTCAGTCATTGTGAAGAGCACCCTCACGGTTGGGGATTGGCTATTTTAGATTCAGATAAATATCAAATAAGAAAAGAACCGGTAAAGGCCCGAAGTAGTGTAATGTTAGGAAATATTTTATTAAATCCAATAGTCTGTAAAAATATGCTTGCACATATAAGATTGGCTACGATAGGCAATTTGGATTTCTATAACTGCCATCCTTTTGTAAAGAAAGACAATTCAGATAGGAGATGGACTCTTATTCATAATGGAACTATCTTTGACTGCCAGGATCTTTGTAGATACAGTACAGAAGAGGAAGGGGAGACAGATTCCGAAAGGATATTGCTTTATATTGTAGATACAATCAATAATTATGAATCTGTAAAGGGAGAGCCTTTAAGCTTAAAGGAACGTTTTGATATAGTTTCCAGCTTGATTAAAGGAATGTCCTGCACCAATAAGTTAAATCTTATGGTTTCAGATGGTGAGCAGATCTATGTTCACACTAATCTAAAGGATTCCCTTCATTATCTAAAGAAGGACCATTCCATTTTCGTTTCAACACAGCCATTGGATGATGATGACTGGAAGGAGGTTCCATTAAATAAGACATTTTCAATCATTAACGGTGACGTATTGTTTGAAAGCGATTCACATTCAAATGAATATTTCGAAACAGAGGAACAGCTTAGATTCATTGAAAAGTTCTTAGAGTCATTAAAGACAGATTCAGATGAGGAGTACGCTTGGTAA